A window of the Citrus sinensis cultivar Valencia sweet orange chromosome 9, DVS_A1.0, whole genome shotgun sequence genome harbors these coding sequences:
- the LOC102617919 gene encoding transcription factor SPEECHLESS gives MGGVGDDTLSEYFFDEGETNLAEDDLFAIFESLDSVTPLDEAATAVSEARLVSQKSTSSSILQESDETDQLTETLPKNKRQKTAATSAVNSSDEANNTDGQQRMSHITVERNRRKQMNENLSVLRSLMPCFYVKRGDQASIIGGVVDYINELQQVLQSLEAKKQRKVYCEVLSPRLVSSPRPSPLSPRKPPLSPRLNLPISPRTPQPGSPYKPRLQQQGYLSPTKATNNNSVEPSPCSSSTSSIDSINELVANSKSAIADVEVKFSGPNLLLKTVSPRIPGQAVKIISALEDLALEILHVNISTVDETMHNSFTIKIGIECQLSAEELAQQIQQTFC, from the exons ATGGGTGGTGTTGGCGACGATACTTTGTCCGAATATTTTTTTGACGAAGGGGAAACCAACCTGGCTGAAGATGATTTATTTGCTATTTTTGAGAGCTTAGACAGTGTGACACCGTTGGATGAAGCAGCTACAGCTGTTAGTGAAGCTAGGTTGGTGTCTCAGAAGTCAACTTCTTCAAGTATTTTGCAAGAATCTGATGAGACTGATCAGCTTACTGAAACTTTACCCAAAAACAAGAGACAAAAGACAGCAGCTACATCGGCTGTTAACTCTTCTGATGAAGCTAATAACACTGATGGGCAACAAAGGATGTCTCATATAACTGTGGAGCGAAACCGGAGAAAGCAGATGAATGAGAACTTGTCTGTTTTGCGCTCACTCATGCCTTGTTTCTATGTCAAAAGA GGAGATCAAGCATCAATAATTGGAGGAGTTGTGGATTACATCAATGAGTTGCAGCAAGTTCTACAATCACTTGAAGCCAAGAAGCAAAGAAAAGTTTACTGTGAAGTATTAAGCCCTAGGCTAGTTTCATCTCCAAGACCTTCACCACTTAGCCCTAGAAAGCCACCACTGAGCCCTAGGCTCAACCTACCTATTAGCCCAAGGACCCCACAACCAGGCAGCCCTTACAAGCCTAGATTGCAGCAACAAGGCTATCTCTCTCCAACAAAggctactaataataattctgTTGAACCATCTCCTTGTTCTTCATCAACTTCTTCAATTGACAGCATTAATGAGCTGGTCGCGAACTCAAAGTCTGCGATAGCTGACGTAGAGGTCAAGTTTTCTGGACCAAACCTCCTCTTGAAGACCGTGTCTCCTCGGATTCCAGGGCAAGCCGTGAAAATTATATCTGCTCTTGAGGACCTTGCCCTTGAGATTCTCCATGTGAACATTAGCACCGTTGATGAAACCATGCATAATTCCTTCACCATCAAG ATTGGAATTGAATGCCAACTTAGTGCCGAAGAACTGGCTCAACAGATTCAGCAAACATTCTGCTAA
- the LOC102610741 gene encoding probable WRKY transcription factor 41 isoform X1 produces the protein MDRNMGEWEKNSLINVLLQGRESAKQLQIQLNLRTSSSSHDQTRGIMLVQKIISSYEKALSMLNFCGSSSSTQEPQPPAGPVTESPTSLTGSPLSEDSDRDVKDPQEDVSKKSRKTFPRWTHKVRVNPGAGLEGPLDDGCSWRKYGQKDILGAKYPRGYYRCTYRNGQGCLATKQVQRSDEDPTIFEITYRGNHTCAQASNAILPPPTQPETKEPDTAAIEPQQHNYYQTTPQQQPEDALLNLRKGLKIVTEDLDVKPQQQSSIPPFHFPSPSPSPSVVIHPNFTGNFSPSFVSPQASEANNYTFSTSPPSGMNNFQGNQNFQSSSQDSEVNEIISGAAAAAATSATNPPTVDLDFPFGNIEFDPNFTFDNLGFFSSFHHSEKNSK, from the exons ATGGATAGGAATATGGGAGAATGGGAGAAAAACAGCTTGATAAACGTGCTACTACAAGGGAGGGAGTCTGCCAAGCAGCTGCAAATTCAGCTCAACTTGCGGACTTCTTCTTCCTCGCATGATCAAACACGAGGAATAATGTTAGTTCAGAAGATAATTTCTTCATACGAAAAAGCGCTTTCCATGCTCAACTTCTGCGGCTCCTCATCATCAACTCAAGAGCCCCAGCCGCCGGCGGGGCCTGTAACCGAATCCCCGACTTCTTTAACCGGGAGTCCCCTGAGTGAGGACTCTGACCGAGATGTCAAAGACCCTCAGGAAGATGTCTCCAAGAAAAG CAGAAAGACGTTTCCAAGATGGACACACAAAGTGAGAGTGAATCCAGGGGCTGGATTGGAGGGGCCGCTTGATGATGGATGTAGCTGGAGAAAATATGGCCAGAAAGACATTCTTGGAGCCAAATACCCTCG AGGCTACTACAGGTGCACTTATCGAAATGGCCAAGGCTGCTTGGCCACAAAACAAGTGCAAAGATCAGATGAAGATCCcacaatttttgaaataacCTACAGAGGAAACCACACTTGTGCTCAAGCCTCTAATGCAATACTTCCTCCTCCAACGCAACCCGAAACAAAAGAACCAGATACTGCCGCCATAGAGCCCCAGCAACACAATTATTACCAAACTACTCCGCAACAACAACCAGAAGATGCACTCTTGAACCTCAGAAAAGGCCTTAAAATTGTAACAGAAGACTTAGACGTTAAGCCCCAACAACAGTCATCAATTCCTCCATTTCATTTCCCTTCGCCTTCACCTTCGCCTTCAGTGGTAATACATCCCAATTTCACCGGAAATTTTTCACCTTCGTTTGTATCTCCTCAAGCTTCCGAGGCCAATAATTATACTTTCTCCACTTCTCCTCCGAGCGGGATGAATAATTTTCAAGGGAACCAAAACTTTCAAAGCTCCTCTCAGGACTCAGAGGTCAATGAGATCATCTCAGgcgctgctgctgctgctgcaacTTCTGCTACAAATCCACCAACTGTCGATTTGGATTTTCCTTTTGGTAATATTGAGTTTGATCCAAATTTCACATTTGATAATTTAGGATTCTTTTCCTCATTCCATCACtctgaaaaaaattcaaagtga
- the LOC102610741 gene encoding probable WRKY transcription factor 53 isoform X2 has product MDRNMGEWEKNSLINVLLQGRESAKQLQIQLNLRTSSSSHDQTRGIMLVQKIISSYEKALSMLNFCGSSSSTQEPQPPAGPVTESPTSLTGSPLSEDSDRDVKDPQEDVSKKRKTFPRWTHKVRVNPGAGLEGPLDDGCSWRKYGQKDILGAKYPRGYYRCTYRNGQGCLATKQVQRSDEDPTIFEITYRGNHTCAQASNAILPPPTQPETKEPDTAAIEPQQHNYYQTTPQQQPEDALLNLRKGLKIVTEDLDVKPQQQSSIPPFHFPSPSPSPSVVIHPNFTGNFSPSFVSPQASEANNYTFSTSPPSGMNNFQGNQNFQSSSQDSEVNEIISGAAAAAATSATNPPTVDLDFPFGNIEFDPNFTFDNLGFFSSFHHSEKNSK; this is encoded by the exons ATGGATAGGAATATGGGAGAATGGGAGAAAAACAGCTTGATAAACGTGCTACTACAAGGGAGGGAGTCTGCCAAGCAGCTGCAAATTCAGCTCAACTTGCGGACTTCTTCTTCCTCGCATGATCAAACACGAGGAATAATGTTAGTTCAGAAGATAATTTCTTCATACGAAAAAGCGCTTTCCATGCTCAACTTCTGCGGCTCCTCATCATCAACTCAAGAGCCCCAGCCGCCGGCGGGGCCTGTAACCGAATCCCCGACTTCTTTAACCGGGAGTCCCCTGAGTGAGGACTCTGACCGAGATGTCAAAGACCCTCAGGAAGATGTCTCCAAGAAAAG AAAGACGTTTCCAAGATGGACACACAAAGTGAGAGTGAATCCAGGGGCTGGATTGGAGGGGCCGCTTGATGATGGATGTAGCTGGAGAAAATATGGCCAGAAAGACATTCTTGGAGCCAAATACCCTCG AGGCTACTACAGGTGCACTTATCGAAATGGCCAAGGCTGCTTGGCCACAAAACAAGTGCAAAGATCAGATGAAGATCCcacaatttttgaaataacCTACAGAGGAAACCACACTTGTGCTCAAGCCTCTAATGCAATACTTCCTCCTCCAACGCAACCCGAAACAAAAGAACCAGATACTGCCGCCATAGAGCCCCAGCAACACAATTATTACCAAACTACTCCGCAACAACAACCAGAAGATGCACTCTTGAACCTCAGAAAAGGCCTTAAAATTGTAACAGAAGACTTAGACGTTAAGCCCCAACAACAGTCATCAATTCCTCCATTTCATTTCCCTTCGCCTTCACCTTCGCCTTCAGTGGTAATACATCCCAATTTCACCGGAAATTTTTCACCTTCGTTTGTATCTCCTCAAGCTTCCGAGGCCAATAATTATACTTTCTCCACTTCTCCTCCGAGCGGGATGAATAATTTTCAAGGGAACCAAAACTTTCAAAGCTCCTCTCAGGACTCAGAGGTCAATGAGATCATCTCAGgcgctgctgctgctgctgcaacTTCTGCTACAAATCCACCAACTGTCGATTTGGATTTTCCTTTTGGTAATATTGAGTTTGATCCAAATTTCACATTTGATAATTTAGGATTCTTTTCCTCATTCCATCACtctgaaaaaaattcaaagtga